From the genome of Proteus vulgaris, one region includes:
- a CDS encoding GNAT family N-acetyltransferase, whose protein sequence is MEFIFKKITEDDWPFFKELYDSEKAMQFISNTMTEEQIKEAFNSRLPEWNLSSLHWLCFVIYDKTNTTPLGLTGLRLIHQDGELIGEIGYILSPEQTGKSIGTKSLAQLLNLPELASLKNFQAIVTAGNIASERVLEKNGFILTQVLKDNYVIGDVTFDDHVYTLIK, encoded by the coding sequence ATGGAGTTTATATTTAAGAAAATAACTGAAGATGATTGGCCTTTTTTTAAAGAATTATATGATTCAGAAAAGGCTATGCAGTTTATCTCAAATACAATGACTGAGGAGCAGATCAAAGAAGCATTTAATAGTCGTTTACCTGAATGGAATTTGTCATCTTTGCATTGGTTATGTTTTGTTATCTATGATAAAACAAACACCACTCCTTTGGGTTTAACAGGATTAAGACTTATTCATCAAGATGGAGAGTTAATTGGAGAGATTGGTTATATACTATCTCCAGAACAAACAGGAAAGTCTATAGGGACAAAATCTTTAGCTCAATTATTAAATTTACCTGAATTAGCTAGTTTGAAAAATTTTCAAGCGATTGTTACTGCAGGAAATATAGCATCTGAACGAGTTTTAGAAAAAAATGGTTTCATTCTTACTCAAGTTCTAAAAGATAATTATGTTA